A window from Methanomassiliicoccus sp. encodes these proteins:
- a CDS encoding helix-turn-helix domain-containing protein, translating into MKIPCELIVWYVLPSIRRELARELVEKHKLTQAEVARRFGVTDAAISQYLKSKRGTNKELENSGRYDEFKAEISRAAQRIIDGSDIVTETCRVCEMVKRSGMLVKVYETHTGVKAPACVCPDCGQY; encoded by the coding sequence ATGAAGATCCCCTGCGAGCTTATCGTGTGGTACGTTCTCCCATCGATACGGCGAGAGCTGGCCAGAGAGCTGGTGGAGAAGCACAAGCTCACTCAGGCCGAGGTCGCCCGTCGCTTCGGGGTCACTGACGCCGCCATATCCCAGTACTTGAAGTCCAAACGTGGCACCAACAAGGAGTTGGAGAATAGCGGTCGGTACGACGAGTTCAAGGCCGAGATCAGCAGGGCCGCGCAGCGCATCATCGACGGGTCGGATATCGTCACCGAGACCTGCCGGGTGTGCGAGATGGTCAAGCGCAGCGGGATGCTGGTCAAGGTTTACGAGACCCACACCGGGGTCAAGGCGCCGGCGTGTGTGTGCCCGGACTGCGGTCAATATTAG
- a CDS encoding DNA glycosylase: protein MRVPLFHLGYTLDSGQVFRWSRDGEWWQGVVGDRSLRLRQKGNELLAEGEYDDTFLRRYFRLDDDLEMIYEDISRDECIAAVIDRFRGMRLIRQDVWECSASYLLASYANVPRIKMMIESVCRTHGRRLADGRFAFPTPEELAEGGDITACRLGYRAEWLRCYAVSVRDGEFDLERLRSLDYVEAVRYLKTVKGIGDKVADCIALFSLDHLQACPVDVRIARAMRERYGVSGSYRKVSENARRHFGRFAGYAQEYLYIAEDRANKKTANIDRSPGTHTPAP, encoded by the coding sequence ATGAGGGTGCCGCTGTTCCACCTAGGGTACACCCTGGACAGCGGCCAGGTGTTCCGATGGTCCAGAGATGGGGAGTGGTGGCAGGGCGTCGTAGGAGACCGCTCCCTCCGCCTGCGTCAGAAAGGGAACGAGCTCCTGGCCGAGGGAGAATACGACGATACCTTCCTGCGCCGATACTTCCGGCTGGACGACGACCTCGAGATGATCTACGAGGACATTTCCAGGGACGAGTGCATCGCCGCGGTCATCGACCGCTTCCGAGGGATGAGACTGATCCGTCAGGACGTCTGGGAGTGCTCCGCCTCGTACCTCCTGGCCTCGTACGCCAACGTCCCGCGAATCAAGATGATGATCGAGTCGGTGTGCCGGACCCACGGTCGACGGCTCGCTGATGGCAGGTTCGCCTTCCCCACTCCTGAAGAGCTGGCGGAGGGTGGTGACATCACTGCCTGCCGCCTCGGCTACCGCGCCGAATGGTTGCGGTGCTATGCTGTCTCGGTGCGGGACGGGGAGTTCGACCTCGAGCGCCTGAGGTCTCTAGACTACGTTGAGGCGGTAAGGTACCTCAAGACGGTCAAGGGCATTGGGGACAAGGTAGCCGATTGCATTGCCCTGTTCTCCCTGGATCACCTGCAGGCCTGCCCGGTGGACGTCAGGATCGCCCGGGCCATGCGAGAACGCTACGGCGTGTCCGGTAGCTACAGGAAGGTGAGCGAGAACGCCCGCCGGCATTTCGGTCGCTTCGCCGGCTACGCCCAGGAGTATCTTTACATCGCTGAGGACCGGGCCAACAAGAAGACCGCTAATATTGACCGCAGTCCGGGCACACACACGCCGGCGCCTTGA
- a CDS encoding adenosine-specific kinase — translation MRTEAVELRKPEDANIIVGQSHFIKTAEDVYEAMVNAVPGIRFGVAFCEASGDRLIRVEGNDEALKAAAVDNAQRIGAGHSFVIVLTQAYPINVLRSIKEVPEVCTIFCATANPAEVLVVETDRGRGIVGVVDGQTPKGVETDEDAKKRKELLRRFGYKR, via the coding sequence ATGAGGACGGAGGCAGTGGAGCTGAGGAAACCCGAGGACGCCAACATCATCGTCGGGCAGTCCCATTTCATCAAGACCGCCGAGGACGTCTACGAGGCGATGGTCAACGCCGTACCGGGCATCCGGTTCGGGGTGGCGTTCTGCGAGGCCTCGGGGGACCGGCTCATCAGGGTAGAGGGGAACGACGAGGCGCTCAAGGCTGCAGCGGTGGACAATGCCCAGCGCATCGGCGCCGGTCACTCCTTCGTCATCGTGCTCACCCAGGCCTACCCCATCAACGTCCTGAGAAGCATCAAGGAGGTGCCTGAGGTGTGCACTATCTTCTGCGCCACGGCCAATCCCGCGGAAGTGCTGGTGGTCGAGACGGACCGGGGACGGGGAATAGTCGGGGTGGTGGACGGACAGACCCCCAAGGGAGTGGAGACCGATGAGGACGCCAAGAAAAGGAAGGAACTCCTCCGACGCTTCGGATATAAGCGCTGA
- a CDS encoding zinc ribbon domain-containing protein, which translates to MAQAADSSNEETDFEFDCPECGTHIQGEVDRCPKCGVEFVIEEVTESECPSCHAMVPLESRTCPLCGGAMAPEAPVAEVEEQPPAPEDKHQEDLDQKLKEEFSALVSEVGPMIALAKEHSIDTTASRRLIDKAVAMGKRREIDPAVRTMRECREMLERSIADRLERDIMYLENLADVARRMSSDHQSIEKAVSDIKERQAARDLPGALESIRMAKRNAEKLTGKYVEAHEMYEGLEKLIINAEVFYLDVREPRKLLNEAREAGENGDWTTMGILSRKGREELNKVLPEMLNVELRKAKQALLELKAKGKDVSSIIKTLKDAGVAMKRTRYEETLERLTEFREEERKL; encoded by the coding sequence GTGGCACAAGCCGCCGACAGCAGTAACGAGGAAACCGATTTTGAGTTCGATTGCCCGGAATGCGGCACTCATATCCAGGGCGAGGTGGACCGCTGTCCGAAATGCGGCGTGGAGTTCGTCATAGAAGAGGTCACCGAGTCCGAATGTCCGTCATGCCACGCAATGGTCCCCCTTGAGAGCCGGACCTGCCCGCTATGTGGAGGGGCCATGGCCCCTGAGGCTCCCGTCGCGGAGGTCGAGGAACAGCCACCCGCTCCTGAGGACAAGCACCAGGAGGACCTGGACCAGAAGCTCAAGGAAGAATTCTCCGCTCTCGTCTCCGAGGTTGGCCCCATGATCGCCCTGGCTAAGGAACACTCTATCGACACCACCGCTTCCCGCCGGCTCATCGACAAGGCGGTGGCCATGGGCAAGCGCCGGGAGATAGACCCCGCGGTCCGCACCATGAGGGAGTGCCGGGAGATGCTGGAACGCTCCATCGCCGACCGTCTGGAGCGGGACATAATGTACCTGGAGAACCTCGCTGACGTCGCCCGTAGGATGAGCTCGGACCACCAGTCCATCGAGAAGGCCGTCTCCGACATCAAGGAGCGGCAGGCGGCCAGGGACCTCCCCGGAGCGCTGGAAAGCATCCGAATGGCCAAGCGCAACGCGGAGAAGCTGACCGGGAAGTACGTGGAAGCACATGAGATGTACGAGGGGCTGGAGAAACTCATCATCAACGCCGAGGTCTTCTACTTGGACGTGAGGGAGCCGCGCAAGCTCCTGAACGAGGCCAGGGAAGCTGGCGAGAACGGCGACTGGACGACCATGGGCATCCTCTCCCGAAAGGGAAGGGAGGAGCTGAACAAGGTCCTGCCGGAAATGCTCAACGTCGAGCTGCGGAAGGCGAAACAGGCCCTGCTCGAACTGAAGGCCAAGGGCAAGGATGTAAGCTCGATAATCAAGACCCTCAAGGACGCCGGCGTGGCGATGAAGAGGACGCGGTACGAGGAAACGCTGGAGCGCCTGACCGAGTTCCGGGAAGAGGAGAGAAAGCTCTGA
- a CDS encoding class I SAM-dependent methyltransferase, whose amino-acid sequence MRTPRKGRNSSDASDISADTENLDLYEGSARYYDIWHEDYKDDIRFFLDLAERTGGPVLECMSGTGRVLIPFAEAGYDITGVDRSPAMLDVCATKVSFLDPKEEARVAMVQADIREMALGRKFKLIVIPYSSFLHLLDTKDQENALLRIHDHLDEDGLFSFAVFSPRLDRPEQVLRHRGTKLTHQGEVISWFESQIFDQPSQRTTVTYFYDISRQDKPLRRVTSVFTLRYLFHREALELMDRCGFQVTEVYGDYNGGPFKATSELMVFVARKKQ is encoded by the coding sequence ATGAGGACGCCAAGAAAAGGAAGGAACTCCTCCGACGCTTCGGATATAAGCGCTGACACGGAGAATCTGGACCTGTACGAGGGCTCGGCCCGGTACTACGATATCTGGCATGAGGACTATAAGGACGACATCCGCTTCTTCCTTGATCTCGCCGAGAGGACCGGCGGTCCGGTGCTGGAGTGCATGAGTGGGACCGGGCGGGTGCTTATCCCCTTCGCCGAGGCCGGTTATGACATCACCGGCGTCGACCGCAGCCCGGCCATGCTGGACGTCTGCGCCACCAAGGTTTCGTTCCTCGACCCCAAGGAGGAGGCGCGGGTGGCCATGGTGCAGGCGGACATCAGGGAGATGGCGCTGGGACGCAAGTTCAAGCTCATCGTCATCCCATACAGCTCGTTCCTGCACCTCCTGGACACCAAGGACCAGGAGAATGCCCTGCTCCGCATCCATGACCACCTCGACGAGGATGGCCTGTTCTCCTTCGCGGTCTTCTCGCCCCGCCTGGACCGGCCTGAGCAGGTCCTCCGGCATCGTGGGACGAAGCTGACCCATCAGGGAGAGGTCATCTCCTGGTTCGAGTCTCAGATCTTCGATCAGCCTAGCCAGAGGACCACGGTCACATACTTCTACGACATCTCGCGGCAGGATAAACCCCTGCGCCGGGTGACCTCGGTGTTCACACTCAGGTACCTGTTCCACCGCGAGGCGTTGGAGCTCATGGACCGCTGTGGTTTCCAGGTGACGGAGGTCTACGGCGACTACAACGGGGGGCCGTTCAAGGCCACCAGCGAGCTGATGGTGTTCGTGGCCCGGAAGAAACAATGA
- a CDS encoding TIM barrel protein — protein MLFVGPAGYPPGSKGALQALENVRKLGLDALEVQFGRSVNLSVEKAREIAPRARELGIALSAHAPYYINFNSEEANRQKSEEWLLSSLRSVDAMGGRIVVVHAASYMDRPPSVATRAVVDGLNRVRQVAEDEGLSPIIGLETMGKVGSWGTIEEIGEVMAEVEGVEPVLDFAHIHARGQGCLRTEDDFRIVLDSAMDLFDGRLHCHFSCIEYTAKGEKRHLLLEKKDPDFALLCRVLPRSGRDVTIICESPDPSGDAAVMRKMLDQ, from the coding sequence ATGTTGTTCGTAGGTCCGGCCGGATATCCGCCAGGCAGCAAGGGTGCCCTCCAGGCGCTGGAGAATGTCCGCAAGCTGGGGCTGGACGCCCTGGAGGTTCAGTTCGGCCGCAGCGTCAACCTCAGCGTGGAGAAGGCGCGGGAGATCGCTCCCCGGGCCAGGGAGCTGGGGATCGCGCTGAGTGCCCATGCTCCATACTACATCAACTTCAACTCCGAGGAGGCGAACCGTCAGAAGAGCGAGGAGTGGCTGCTATCCTCCCTTCGATCCGTGGACGCTATGGGCGGGCGGATCGTAGTGGTCCATGCCGCCTCCTACATGGACCGACCACCCTCCGTCGCCACCCGGGCGGTAGTGGACGGCCTGAACCGGGTCCGCCAGGTCGCCGAGGACGAGGGGTTGTCCCCGATCATCGGCCTCGAGACCATGGGAAAGGTTGGGAGCTGGGGCACCATCGAGGAGATCGGCGAGGTCATGGCTGAGGTGGAGGGGGTCGAACCTGTTCTGGATTTCGCCCACATCCACGCCCGGGGCCAGGGCTGCCTGCGCACCGAGGATGACTTCCGCATTGTGCTGGACAGTGCTATGGATCTCTTCGATGGACGGTTGCACTGCCACTTCAGCTGCATCGAGTATACTGCCAAGGGGGAGAAGCGGCACCTTCTGCTGGAAAAGAAGGATCCTGATTTCGCGCTCCTCTGCAGGGTCCTCCCGAGGTCGGGAAGGGACGTTACGATCATCTGCGAGAGCCCCGACCCGTCAGGGGACGCCGCCGTCATGAGGAAGATGCTGGACCAGTGA
- a CDS encoding ATP-dependent helicase, protein MHKVTRRYKKDEVVSLLDPLIAKWFNGKFKDFTEPQSYAIPLIHDRQSVLVSSPTGSGKTLTAFTSIINELFKYSKEGMLEDRVYAVYISPLKALANDINRNLEEPLREMREVAEREGEVFPEIRVGVRTGDTSQSERQKMLRKPPHILITTPESLALVLAAPKFREKLSQVEYVILDEIHEVCDSKRGVFLSLTLERLQEMCPRRFVRVGLSATLAPIQDVAEYLVGYQDGKPRDVNVVEIIRQRDLDIRVECPTDDMTALPYEIVNSKMYDQLYEMIQEHRTTIVFTNTRSGTEHVVYKLKERGLESIEAHHGSLAKEIRLDVEERLKKGELKCVVSSTSLELGIDIGFVDLVVQIGSPKSVAKGLQRIGRSGHGHGLTSKGRMLVFDKDDLVECAVLCRAAHHKHIDRVSISENCLDVLSQSLVGMSLEQRWDVSKALEVVRRSYCFRNLGEKQFLEVLKYLGSKDAFEGVYPKLWYDEEERRFGRRAGSRMIYFLNLGTIPEEANYKVFTEKGGLIGDLTEKFVERLSPRDVFVLGGKSYEYVRTKGMKAFVREASGRKPTVPTWSGEMLPRSFDLSMNIATFRRELMERLDQNDDDIIAWLCSFGIDRGSARSILSYFREQKAACDFIPNDHELAIEGYIDLSGNHNIIFHFPFGRRVNDALSRAYAFMMTQRLGSNVSVSVTDDTFMVSSPKPIEIRGLERILSSASLEDVLMRAVKDSELFKQRFRHTASRSFMILRNYKGREVSVGRQQVRSTYLLETLGNMDGVPVIDETYREIMEDVMDIKNAQAVLRSVESGEIKVRAIDYTSTPSPFAHNAILAGISDMVLMEDRGALLRELHRRVLSKVMGSDLSEFEFTEDRVLPYFRQRIGFVNSKDDLLALIRRAGPIRVLKEKGRSVYPYTIASRESVDSWSAELVHEGAIASVYIDDAYFVASEDLPAYHAVLAKDRRLGELEEKVLAETGEAKSPQELAAALETPGDKVHQALRKLEAIGRVGRVGHRDGKWLYQAREVEARPRQDAMDEVLVRYLECYAPSTAEETAFVFGLDVDEVRRALDDLVQEGLIARGRYLVSEHEQYMLKRDYLRLKTNNLNAYDHRTVEGYRRSKQDRSFVSLDELFDNFGDIGMPLDAFHRVEGFKLKDWEQMRRDGRLLLGRFVRGRVRYVRAQDAPAYVAAYRNGPLKPLDERVLGVIRSSDDGMSMRQITSALAGRTKDEIKESIDRLDRNMMIVRRFEEREEWSSENIYQAYDAPEHQGDARREIVERFVRAYGPVSIYTITTATQFPIAQVAGMLSEMEVETITVGEGREEMYLFKDELPALGNAPRSEQVMRIVSLHDPGVQAMWAAIAARYGDRWIFPIVADGRLVGGAEKWNMSGCIEIRELDLEDPALLPRALEAMERFMEFYSMMGYDIVRLREVLGASPENLPAEHAEVLAAHGYLRMGDMFVKGRMVPDHHSRGDALSYVLWKQRIDQKRRFPNVVEAIKVVGGLRSDAAAALRCKNRIPLKKMYEMGFLVKVQAIPDYVTYCSLEHASLCRRAKNREITEEMRSLVRAIEDGRPMSRNQLFDHSVLGRKETQDALKALVNGTVIYTDQNKRLRLVPEIDMPPHDAMLEILRHSFRNFGLFTAENLARYIRYEMPMKELRSALAELEREGFLVKGFLVDGDESVYWMLKEDLDRIGKVRSTEQFVLGPEDGLHTYLAEWIRQNLGGSYYSVILDGPRMIGSFRGRVKATDIVLHEYKGSSEARAILTRHLHSLGLTIRVEDDEDTVPDWEVQAFYEKTHPGEV, encoded by the coding sequence ATGCACAAGGTAACTAGACGTTACAAGAAGGATGAGGTCGTGTCTCTCCTGGATCCCCTCATCGCCAAGTGGTTCAACGGGAAGTTCAAGGACTTCACCGAGCCCCAGTCCTATGCCATTCCCCTTATCCACGACCGTCAGAGCGTTCTGGTGTCCTCGCCCACGGGGTCGGGGAAGACGCTGACGGCATTCACTTCCATCATCAACGAGCTATTCAAGTACTCCAAGGAGGGGATGCTGGAGGACCGCGTGTATGCTGTCTACATCTCCCCGCTCAAGGCGCTGGCCAACGATATCAACCGCAACCTCGAGGAGCCGCTGCGGGAGATGAGGGAGGTCGCCGAGCGGGAGGGCGAGGTGTTCCCCGAGATCCGGGTCGGGGTACGCACCGGGGATACCTCCCAGAGCGAGAGGCAGAAGATGCTGCGGAAGCCGCCCCACATTCTCATTACTACTCCAGAATCGCTGGCCCTGGTCCTGGCCGCCCCCAAGTTCCGAGAGAAGCTGTCCCAGGTCGAGTACGTCATCCTGGATGAGATCCATGAGGTATGCGACTCCAAGCGTGGGGTGTTCCTGTCCCTGACCCTTGAGAGGCTGCAGGAGATGTGCCCCCGCCGGTTCGTGCGGGTCGGCCTGTCCGCCACTCTGGCCCCCATACAGGACGTCGCCGAGTACCTGGTGGGGTACCAGGACGGGAAGCCGAGGGACGTCAACGTGGTGGAGATCATCCGCCAGCGGGACCTCGACATCCGGGTAGAGTGCCCGACCGACGATATGACCGCCCTGCCCTACGAGATCGTCAACTCCAAGATGTATGATCAGCTGTACGAGATGATCCAGGAGCATCGCACCACCATCGTGTTCACCAACACCCGGTCGGGTACCGAGCACGTGGTCTACAAGCTCAAGGAGCGTGGGCTGGAGAGCATCGAGGCCCACCATGGTTCGCTGGCCAAGGAGATCAGGCTGGACGTCGAGGAGCGGCTGAAAAAGGGAGAGCTGAAGTGCGTGGTGTCCTCGACCTCCCTGGAACTGGGCATCGACATCGGGTTCGTGGACCTAGTGGTGCAGATCGGGTCCCCGAAATCGGTGGCCAAAGGGCTGCAGAGGATCGGCCGGAGCGGCCACGGCCATGGGCTGACCTCCAAGGGCCGAATGCTGGTGTTCGACAAGGACGACCTGGTGGAATGCGCGGTGCTGTGCCGTGCGGCGCACCACAAGCACATTGACCGCGTGTCCATCTCCGAGAACTGCCTGGACGTGCTTTCGCAAAGCCTCGTGGGCATGTCTCTGGAACAGCGCTGGGACGTCAGCAAGGCGCTCGAGGTCGTACGCCGCTCGTACTGCTTCCGGAACCTCGGGGAGAAGCAGTTCCTCGAGGTGCTGAAGTACCTAGGAAGCAAGGACGCCTTCGAGGGTGTGTATCCAAAGCTGTGGTACGACGAGGAGGAGCGCCGCTTCGGCCGGCGGGCCGGATCGCGGATGATCTACTTCCTCAACCTCGGAACGATTCCCGAGGAGGCAAACTATAAGGTATTCACCGAGAAGGGCGGGCTCATCGGCGACCTTACGGAGAAGTTCGTCGAGCGGCTGTCGCCCCGCGACGTCTTCGTTCTCGGCGGTAAATCTTACGAGTACGTGAGGACCAAGGGCATGAAGGCCTTCGTTCGGGAAGCTTCCGGTCGGAAGCCGACCGTGCCGACCTGGAGCGGGGAGATGCTGCCGCGCTCCTTCGATCTCTCGATGAACATCGCCACCTTCCGCCGGGAACTGATGGAGAGGCTGGATCAGAATGATGATGACATCATCGCCTGGCTATGCTCTTTCGGCATCGACCGAGGCTCCGCCAGGTCGATCCTGTCGTACTTCCGAGAGCAGAAGGCAGCCTGTGACTTCATCCCCAACGACCACGAGCTGGCGATCGAGGGGTACATCGACCTCAGCGGCAACCACAACATCATCTTCCACTTCCCCTTCGGACGTCGGGTCAACGACGCACTGTCCCGCGCGTACGCCTTCATGATGACCCAGCGCCTGGGGAGCAACGTCTCGGTATCGGTGACCGACGACACTTTCATGGTATCGTCGCCCAAGCCCATCGAGATCAGGGGCCTGGAGAGGATCCTCAGCTCCGCGAGCCTCGAGGACGTGCTCATGAGGGCGGTCAAGGATTCCGAGTTGTTCAAGCAGAGGTTCCGTCACACCGCGTCCAGGAGTTTCATGATCCTCCGCAACTATAAGGGCCGTGAGGTTTCGGTGGGCCGGCAGCAGGTGCGGTCGACCTACCTGCTGGAGACGCTCGGCAACATGGACGGCGTGCCGGTGATCGATGAGACCTATCGCGAGATCATGGAGGATGTAATGGACATCAAGAACGCCCAGGCGGTCCTCCGGTCCGTCGAGAGCGGGGAGATCAAGGTCCGCGCCATTGATTACACCTCCACACCCTCCCCCTTCGCCCACAACGCCATACTGGCGGGCATATCGGACATGGTGCTCATGGAGGATCGCGGGGCGCTGCTCCGCGAGCTTCACCGCAGGGTGCTGTCCAAGGTCATGGGCTCCGATCTCTCGGAGTTCGAGTTCACCGAGGACCGCGTGCTGCCGTACTTCAGGCAGCGCATCGGGTTCGTCAACTCCAAGGACGATCTCTTGGCGCTCATCCGCCGGGCCGGCCCCATCAGGGTGTTGAAGGAGAAGGGGAGGAGCGTGTATCCCTACACTATCGCCTCCCGTGAATCGGTGGACTCCTGGTCCGCGGAACTGGTCCACGAGGGCGCAATCGCCTCCGTGTACATCGACGACGCCTACTTCGTCGCCTCCGAGGACCTCCCGGCATACCACGCGGTCCTGGCCAAGGACCGCCGGCTGGGAGAGCTGGAGGAGAAAGTGCTGGCCGAGACCGGCGAGGCGAAGAGCCCCCAGGAGCTGGCGGCCGCGCTGGAAACACCGGGGGACAAGGTCCACCAGGCGCTGAGGAAGCTAGAGGCAATCGGACGAGTGGGCAGGGTCGGCCATCGCGACGGGAAATGGTTGTACCAGGCCCGAGAGGTGGAGGCCAGGCCGCGTCAGGATGCCATGGACGAGGTCCTGGTGCGCTATCTGGAATGCTATGCGCCGTCGACCGCCGAGGAGACTGCCTTCGTGTTCGGCCTGGACGTCGATGAGGTGCGCCGGGCCCTCGACGACCTGGTGCAGGAAGGCCTGATCGCCCGCGGTCGCTACCTGGTATCAGAGCATGAACAGTATATGCTCAAGCGCGACTACCTCAGGCTGAAGACCAACAACCTCAACGCCTATGATCACCGCACGGTGGAGGGGTACCGCCGCTCCAAGCAGGACCGTTCCTTCGTTTCGCTGGACGAGTTGTTCGACAACTTCGGGGACATAGGCATGCCCCTGGACGCCTTCCACCGCGTGGAGGGCTTCAAGCTCAAGGATTGGGAGCAGATGCGCCGCGATGGCCGGCTGCTCCTCGGGCGATTCGTACGCGGGCGTGTGCGATACGTGCGGGCCCAGGACGCCCCGGCCTATGTGGCAGCGTACCGCAATGGCCCCCTCAAGCCACTGGACGAGAGGGTGCTGGGCGTCATTCGATCGAGCGACGACGGCATGTCCATGCGCCAGATAACCTCAGCCCTGGCCGGCCGCACCAAGGATGAAATCAAGGAGAGCATCGACCGCCTGGACCGCAACATGATGATTGTCCGCCGATTCGAGGAGCGGGAGGAGTGGTCGTCCGAGAACATTTACCAGGCCTATGACGCCCCGGAGCACCAGGGCGACGCGCGCCGCGAGATCGTGGAACGCTTCGTCCGGGCGTACGGCCCGGTGTCGATATACACCATTACCACCGCTACCCAGTTTCCAATCGCTCAGGTTGCCGGCATGCTCTCGGAGATGGAAGTGGAGACTATTACTGTGGGCGAGGGCAGGGAGGAGATGTACCTCTTTAAGGACGAGCTGCCGGCCCTGGGAAACGCGCCGCGCTCCGAGCAGGTGATGCGCATAGTGTCGCTCCACGATCCCGGAGTGCAGGCGATGTGGGCGGCCATCGCCGCCCGCTACGGCGATCGCTGGATCTTCCCCATCGTGGCCGACGGCCGCCTGGTCGGGGGGGCGGAGAAGTGGAACATGAGCGGGTGCATTGAGATCCGGGAACTGGACCTCGAGGACCCCGCGCTGCTGCCCCGGGCCCTGGAGGCGATGGAGCGGTTCATGGAGTTCTACTCGATGATGGGCTACGACATCGTGCGCCTGCGGGAGGTCCTGGGCGCCTCGCCCGAGAATTTACCGGCAGAGCATGCCGAAGTGCTCGCGGCGCACGGTTATCTCCGCATGGGGGACATGTTCGTCAAGGGCCGTATGGTCCCCGACCATCACTCCCGGGGGGACGCCCTGTCATACGTGCTGTGGAAGCAGCGCATTGATCAGAAGAGGCGCTTCCCCAACGTGGTGGAGGCGATCAAGGTCGTCGGCGGCCTCCGCTCCGATGCCGCCGCAGCCCTGAGGTGCAAGAACCGCATACCGCTGAAGAAGATGTACGAGATGGGCTTCCTGGTCAAGGTGCAGGCGATACCCGACTACGTCACATACTGCAGCCTGGAGCACGCCTCCCTGTGCCGCCGGGCCAAGAACCGGGAGATCACCGAGGAGATGCGGTCGCTGGTCCGCGCCATCGAGGACGGTAGACCGATGTCCCGCAATCAGTTGTTCGACCACTCGGTGCTCGGACGCAAGGAGACGCAGGACGCGCTCAAGGCGCTGGTCAACGGAACGGTCATCTACACCGACCAGAACAAGCGCCTGCGTCTGGTGCCGGAGATCGACATGCCCCCTCACGACGCCATGCTGGAGATCCTCCGTCACTCCTTCCGCAACTTCGGGCTGTTCACCGCGGAGAACCTCGCCCGGTATATTCGTTACGAGATGCCGATGAAGGAGCTGCGCAGCGCCTTGGCCGAGCTGGAGAGGGAAGGTTTCCTCGTCAAGGGTTTCCTCGTCGACGGTGACGAGAGCGTATACTGGATGCTCAAGGAGGACCTCGACCGGATAGGCAAGGTCCGCTCGACCGAACAGTTCGTACTCGGCCCTGAGGACGGGCTCCATACCTACCTCGCGGAGTGGATCCGCCAGAACCTGGGCGGTAGCTACTACTCGGTTATCCTGGATGGGCCGAGAATGATCGGTTCGTTCCGTGGGAGGGTGAAGGCCACCGACATCGTCCTGCATGAGTACAAGGGCAGCTCCGAGGCCCGCGCCATCCTCACCCGTCATCTGCACTCCCTCGGGCTGACCATCAGGGTCGAGGATGACGAGGACACCGTGCCCGATTGGGAGGTTCAGGCGTTCTACGAGAAGACCCATCCGGGAGAGGTGTGA